TCTTTCACAGTATATATCTTCACGAGCATTAAGATAATCATAGATTATATGATAACCCATTGAAGACATAGCCACACGATATATATTAGGATAACATGATGCAAAACGAGTAATAACTTTTCTTGGATTCTTTATAACTGTATTATATTCTTCAATCATAGAACTATTCCTTTTTATCCATTATTAATTATATGATTTGTTTTTTTTAAGTTATATTATTTTTTTATAATAATTCAAAAATAAGAAGTAGTGCTTGTTTTTATAAAAATAAAAAGAGGATTAAGAATAATTCTAATATTTTTCATTAATTTCAATAGAATTTATTGTAAGTTGATAAAGTATTTGCTTAAATTTCATGATTTCTTCATTATTTAAGAAATCACATAATTTCTCTTGCCATTCATTCTCCATATTTTCAATGTGCTGTGCTATAAGAGTACCTTTTTCTGTAAGATAAACAAAGTTTTGACGTCTATTTCTATCATTGATTTCTCTTTCAATTAATTTTTTATCTTCTAAATGTCGAACTGTTCTAGCAATAGTTCCTTCTGTTATATGAAATGCATCTGCAAGTTCTTTTTGTGTTTTCTTATCTTCATGATATAAACTCATTATAAT
The window above is part of the Methanosphaera sp. WGK6 genome. Proteins encoded here:
- a CDS encoding MarR family winged helix-turn-helix transcriptional regulator; this translates as MRLPTDFTMENIDNFPVSFIFSTISRQHSIYLKHELEPYTIAVGEYPIIMSLYHEDKKTQKELADAFHITEGTIARTVRHLEDKKLIEREINDRNRRQNFVYLTEKGTLIAQHIENMENEWQEKLCDFLNNEEIMKFKQILYQLTINSIEINEKY